In the Malaya genurostris strain Urasoe2022 chromosome 1, Malgen_1.1, whole genome shotgun sequence genome, one interval contains:
- the LOC131425975 gene encoding uncharacterized protein LOC131425975 yields the protein MEESYIWCCLLEDYLLSLTNISNVSDYVDVLIKSLPLIQDVSPDQMEAVRGMLHSLLKFIVCTIEICEKGLDIERQILRRQLRHLLPEVSFDPSAVKYYRDLTDVFIEFWNKKCDIITKIRSKMSPPDMNEIENEVMDVVLVVLDKNAKIEQLLEFFNVYNSFLERLDAVSFDWLIQAIPGVDMQNLLSIELISQVFPQSASNNRKQSGLNYHAYQVTDPEKFVQMLPVLHRKAEIPAHKIALVVKKQLALILFQLKRNQWSSGLDISKSDQIATTATLISVVAERLPNLNNQWKYDSNESFVAANVKYLSYAVNDSSSTDDFESRIRFKDMFIKNIFYLFIILLVLGLSIGRIWLNEIFGKKPDNYNVR from the coding sequence ATGGAAGAGTCGTACATTTGGTGCTGTCTGCTGGAAGATTATCTTCTGTCGCTTACCAACATCAGCAACGTTTCGGACTATGTGGATGTTCTGATAAAATCACTTCCCCTGATTCAAGATGTGAGCCCTGATCAAATGGAAGCGGTTCGAGGGATGCTTCATAGTTTGTTGAAGTTTATCGTCTGCACGATTGAAATTTGTGAGAAGGGCTTGGATATCGAGAGGCAGATACTGCGGAGACAGCTTCGTCATCTTCTTCCGGAAGTTTCATTCGATCCATCTGCTGTGAAATATTATCGAGATCTGACAGATGTTTTCATTGAGTTTTGGAATAAGAAATGTGACATAATAACAAAGATTCGTTCCAAAATGAGCCCTCCTGACATGAACGaaatagaaaatgaagtgatggATGTGGTGCTTGTAGTGTTGgataaaaatgcaaaaattgagCAATTGTTGGAGTTCTTTAATGTGTACAACAGTTTTCTAGAACGTCTTGATGCGGTGTCATTTGACTGGTTGATCCAGGCTATTCCCGGTGTCGACATGCAAAATTTACTTTCAATTGAACTGATCAGTCAGGTCTTCCCTCAGTCCGCTTCGAACAACAGAAAACAATCGGGTTTGAATTATCACGCTTATCAAGTAACAGACCCGGAGAAGTTCGTTCAGATGCTGCCCGTTTTACATAGAAAAGCAGAGATTCCAGCACATAAAATCGCTCTCGTTGTGAAAAAACAGTTGGCCTTGATTCTGTTTCAGCTGAAGAGAAATCAATGGTCATCTGGACTCGATATATCAAAATCCGATCAGATTGCAACCACGGCAACGTTGATTTCAGTGGTGGCAGAACGGCTACCGAATCTGAACAACCAGTGGAAATATGATTCGAACGAGAGTTTCGTGGCTGCAAACGTGAAATATTTGAGCTACGCTGTGAATGACAGCAGCAGCACGGACGATTTTGAATCACGCATTAGGTTTAAGGATATGTTCATTAAGAATATTTTTTATCTGTTCATTATTTTGTTGGTTCTTGGACTATCGATTGGTAGAATATGGCTGAATGAGATCTTTGGCAAGAAACCCGATAATTATAACGTGCGTTAG